One window of the Shewanella cyperi genome contains the following:
- a CDS encoding immune inhibitor A domain-containing protein, which yields MIRKSLIAISVATSACIGFQALAADKPELHQQSGFDMAIADEHKLIEMLKQSGKIAQNATLNEAEQALTSYLRERQQQERARSGAVSDEAIKQFGLGTSNHFEGALQNGGGNKLGIGKQNKPAPMALENYSGEQRTAKILAVLMEFPDFPHNSIQPGETGMYYADYTPAHYSELMFGENGWTGPAGQNFISMKQYYEAQSGTSYSVEGHVAGWYMAQHNAAYYGGNESGNIRALVREALAAAAADPTVDLSQFDVEDRYDLDGDGNVWEPDGLVDHVMVIHSSVGEEAGGGQLGEDAIWSHRWNLGGVFGIPGTSTPVPYWGGVMGAFDYTVQPADGAVGVFAHEYGHDLGLPDEYDTQYTGRGEPVSSWSIMSSGSWAGVLGGTEPTGFSAWSKEFLSHRWGLNWLSGSTIHFNDIPEGGITGLLDQAASKGTNNDAIRIDLPNKEKIIATPTSGQYAYHGGSGNNLRNQMYMPLDLTAASSASVSFKAWYDIEAEWDYGYVMVYNPATGTSETVAGNITTTANPNGQNFGNGITGQSNGWVDASFDLSAYAGQQVYLMMYYWSDGYVANPGLYIDDIRVAVDANVATDDVEGNGLFALAGFAKDMGKTSTPHYYLVEWRNHQGVDKGLKHINVAGQLMEFNEGLVVWYVDPSFDNNWVGEHPGDGFLGVVDADRHTNLWNGTDVASTRYQIHDAAFGIDKSTKLSLDLKAYDLMLHDNFTKRNAVFDDSNSFISNDIPDAGRNVPNYGLKIRVVSQSDDKSVGQILIYK from the coding sequence ATGATCCGTAAATCACTTATTGCTATATCGGTTGCTACCAGCGCCTGTATAGGTTTTCAGGCTTTAGCAGCAGACAAACCAGAACTGCATCAGCAAAGTGGCTTCGATATGGCCATTGCTGATGAACACAAGCTCATTGAGATGTTAAAGCAGTCCGGCAAGATTGCTCAAAATGCCACGTTAAACGAAGCCGAGCAGGCATTAACAAGTTACCTGCGTGAACGTCAGCAACAAGAACGGGCACGAAGCGGTGCCGTGTCTGACGAGGCGATCAAGCAGTTCGGCCTTGGCACCAGCAATCACTTTGAAGGTGCCTTACAAAACGGCGGTGGCAACAAACTGGGGATTGGAAAGCAAAACAAACCTGCCCCCATGGCGTTGGAAAATTATAGTGGCGAGCAGCGTACCGCGAAAATTCTGGCTGTCCTGATGGAATTCCCGGATTTTCCCCATAACAGCATTCAGCCGGGTGAAACAGGCATGTACTATGCCGACTACACTCCTGCGCACTACAGCGAACTGATGTTCGGTGAGAATGGCTGGACCGGTCCTGCGGGCCAGAACTTCATTTCCATGAAGCAATATTACGAAGCTCAGTCGGGTACCAGTTATTCCGTTGAGGGTCACGTTGCCGGTTGGTACATGGCACAGCACAATGCGGCCTATTATGGCGGTAATGAGTCAGGCAATATCCGTGCTCTGGTGCGTGAGGCACTGGCTGCTGCGGCTGCTGACCCTACCGTGGATTTGTCACAGTTTGACGTTGAAGACCGTTATGACCTCGATGGCGACGGTAATGTCTGGGAACCGGATGGTCTGGTCGACCACGTCATGGTTATCCACTCCAGCGTGGGCGAAGAGGCCGGCGGTGGTCAGTTGGGTGAAGATGCCATCTGGTCTCATCGTTGGAACCTGGGTGGCGTGTTTGGCATCCCCGGTACCTCAACCCCAGTGCCTTACTGGGGCGGTGTGATGGGTGCCTTCGACTATACAGTTCAGCCTGCTGATGGTGCGGTTGGCGTATTTGCCCATGAATACGGCCATGACCTGGGTCTGCCCGATGAATACGACACCCAGTATACAGGCCGCGGTGAACCTGTATCTTCCTGGTCCATCATGTCCAGCGGCAGCTGGGCAGGCGTTCTCGGTGGCACAGAGCCCACAGGTTTCAGTGCCTGGTCCAAGGAGTTTCTGTCCCACAGATGGGGGCTGAACTGGCTTTCCGGCAGTACCATTCATTTCAATGATATCCCTGAGGGGGGGATCACAGGTCTGCTGGATCAAGCCGCCTCCAAGGGCACCAATAATGACGCTATCCGCATCGACCTGCCCAACAAGGAAAAGATCATCGCTACGCCAACCAGCGGCCAATACGCTTACCATGGCGGCTCAGGCAACAACCTGCGCAATCAAATGTATATGCCATTGGACCTGACTGCAGCAAGCAGTGCCAGCGTCAGCTTCAAAGCTTGGTACGATATCGAAGCTGAGTGGGATTACGGCTATGTGATGGTATATAACCCTGCTACAGGCACCAGCGAAACCGTGGCCGGTAACATCACCACCACTGCCAACCCCAATGGCCAAAACTTTGGCAATGGCATCACGGGTCAGTCTAACGGTTGGGTTGATGCCAGCTTTGACTTATCTGCCTATGCCGGTCAGCAGGTGTATCTGATGATGTACTACTGGAGCGATGGCTATGTCGCCAATCCAGGTCTGTATATCGATGATATCCGTGTTGCGGTAGATGCCAATGTGGCCACAGATGATGTTGAAGGAAATGGCTTGTTTGCTCTTGCCGGATTTGCCAAGGACATGGGTAAAACAAGCACCCCACACTACTATCTGGTGGAGTGGCGCAATCACCAGGGTGTTGATAAGGGACTCAAGCATATCAACGTAGCCGGTCAACTGATGGAGTTCAACGAAGGCTTGGTGGTCTGGTATGTCGATCCTTCCTTTGACAATAACTGGGTTGGTGAACATCCAGGTGATGGCTTCCTGGGGGTGGTTGATGCCGATCGTCATACCAACCTTTGGAATGGCACAGACGTGGCCTCAACCCGCTACCAAATCCACGATGCGGCTTTTGGCATAGACAAGTCAACCAAGCTGTCACTGGATTTGAAGGCCTATGACCTGATGCTGCATGACAACTTTACCAAGCGTAATGCCGTGTTCGATGACAGCAATTCCTTTATCAGCAACGACATTCCTGATGCCGGCCGCAATGTGCCCAACTACGGTCTGAAAATCCGCGTGGTGAGCCAAAGCGACGACAAGTCAGTGGGTCAGATCCTGATTTACAAATAA